In one Zalophus californianus isolate mZalCal1 chromosome 10, mZalCal1.pri.v2, whole genome shotgun sequence genomic region, the following are encoded:
- the LOC113933162 gene encoding P-selectin isoform X13, which produces MVYNIGGKNHFPCLLEKKSSARSKARCLKAILNWKFQRVIFRTVQLLCFSALIFELIKQKEVAAWTYNYSMKAYSWNYSRVFCQKYYTDLVAIQNKKEIAYLNDVIPYYSSYYWIGIRKINDKWTWVGTKKPLTEEAENWADNEPNNKKNNQDCVEIYIKSVSAPGKWNDEPCGKRKRALCYTASCQDTSCSKQGECIETIGNHTCSCFPGFYGPECEYVRECGGFDLPQHILMNCSHPLGNFSFNSECSFHCSEGYELNGPSKLECLASGTWTNEPPQCIAVQCPPLRTPERGSMTCLHSAEAFQYGSSCRFSCEEGFALVGSEVVECTASGVWTAAAPVCEAVQCPLLEAPGKGSMDCVHPLAAFAYGSSCKFECAPGYQVRGWASIRCTGSGQWTAPSPACEAIACGPLESPVHGSMDCSPSSRAFQDNTSCSFHCAEGFRLEGANLVQCTDLGRWTAPAPVCQALQCHDLPAPNKAQVNCSHPFGAFRYQSTCSFTCNEGLHLVGASMLQCLGTGNWSAPPPECQAIACTPLLSPRNGTMTCVQPLGNSSYRSTCQFACDEGLSLSGPQILDCTPSGHWTGSPPICEAVKCSELHVIEPGMMNCSNPWGNFSYGSTCSFHCPEGQLLNGSARTACQENGQWSTPMPACQAGPLTIQQALTYFGGAVASTIGLVTCGTLLALLRKRFRQKDDGESPLNPQSHLGTYGVFTNAAFDPSP; this is translated from the exons ATGGTCTACAACATAGGAGGAAAGAATCACTTTCCATG TCTACTGGAGAAGAAATCCAGTGCTCGTTCAAAG GCCAGGTGCCTAAAAGCCATCTTGAACTGGAAATTTCAGAGAGTGATCTTCAGAACTGTCCAACTCCTTTGCTTCAGTGCCCTGATCTTTG AATTAATAAAGCAGAAAGAAGTGGCAGCATGGACCTATAATTACAGCATGAAAGCATATTCATGGAACTATTCCCGGGTATTCTGCCAGAAGTACTACACGGATTTAGTGGCCatccagaataaaaaagaaattgcttaCCTCAATGATGTCATACCTTACTACAGCTCTTACTACTGGATTGGGATCCGGAAGATCAATGATAAATGGACCTGGGTGGGAACCAAAAAGCCTCTCACCGAAGAGGCTGAGAACTGGGCTGACAATGAGCCCAACAACAAGAAGAACAACCAGGACTGTGTGGAGATCTACATCAAGAGTGTGTCAGCCCCTGGCAAGTGGAATGATGAGCCCTGCGGGAAAAGGAAGCGGGCACTATGCTATACAG CCTCCTGCCAGGACACGTCCTGTAGCAAGCAAGGAGAGTGCATTGAGACCATCGGGAACCACACCTGCTCCTGCTTCCCTGGATTCTATGGACCAGAATGTGAATATG TCAGAGAGTGTGGGGGTTTTGATCTCCCTCAGCATATACTCATGAACTGCAGCCACCCTCTGGGAAACTTCTCTTTCAATTCAGAGTGCAGTTTCCACTGCTCTGAAGGGTACGAATTGAATGGACCCAGCAAGCTGGAATGCTTGGCTTCTGGAACCTGGACGAATGAGCCACCACAATGTATAG CTGTCCAGTGCCCACCCCTGAGGACTCCTGAGCGAGGAAGCATGACGTGTCTGCACTCTGCCGAAGCATTCCAGTACGGGTCCAGCTGCCGCTTTAGCTGTGAAGAGGGATTTGCATTAGTTGGGTCAGAGGTGGTGGAGTGCACGGCCTCGGGGGTGTGGACAGCCGCGGCCCCAGTGTGTGAAG CTGTGCAGTGTCCGCTCCTGGAAGCCCCTGGCAAGGGATCCATGGACTGTGTTCATCCCCTCGCTGCGTTTGCTTATGGCTCCAGCTGCAAATTTGAATGCGCACCTGGCTATCAAGTGAGGGGCTGGGCCTCAATCCGCTGCACTGGCTCTGGCCAATGGACCGCACCCTCACCAGCCTGTGAGG CCATTGCCTGTGGGCCACTGGAGAGTCCTGTTCATGGAAGCATGGATTGTTCCCCATCCTCGAGAGCATTTCAGGACAACACCAGCTGTAGCTTCCATTGTGCTGAGGGTTTCAGGCTGGAAGGAGCTAACCTAGTCCAGTGTACTGACTTGGGACGGTGGACAGCGCCAGCCCCGGTGTGTCAAG CTCTGCAATGCCATGATCTTCCGGCTCCAAACAAGGCCCAGGTGAACTGCTCTCACCCATTTGGGGCCTTTAGGTACCAATCAACCTGCAGCTTCACCTGCAATGAAGGCTTACACCTGGTGGGAGCAAGCATGCTGCAATGCTTGGGTACCGGCAACTGGAGCGCTCCTCCTCCGGAGTGCCAAG CCATTGCCTGCACACCTCTGCTAAGCCCTCGGAATGGAACAATGACCTGTGTCCAGCCTCTTGGAAACTCCAGTTATAGGTCCACATGCCAGTTCGCCTGTGATGAAGGATTATCTTTATCTGGACCACAAATATTGGATTGTACTCCATCTGGACATTGGACAGGTTCCCCACCAATATGTGAAG CGGTCAAATGCTCTGAGCTGCATGTTATTGAGCCAGGTATGATGAACTGCTCCAACCCCTGGGGAAATTTCAGCTATGGATCAACCTGTAGCTTCCATTGTCCAGAGGGCCAGTTACTTAATGGTTCAGCAAGAACAGCATGCCAAGAGAACGGCCAGTGGTCAACTCCCATGCCAGCCTGCCAAG CAGGGCCGTTGACAATCCAGCAAGCCCTGACTTACTTTGGTGGAGCAGTGGCTTCTACAATAGGTTTGGTGACGTGTGGGACATTGCTGGCTCTGCTAAGAAAGCGCTTCAGACAAAAAG ATGATGGGGAAAGCCCCTTGAACCCTCAAAG
- the LOC113933162 gene encoding P-selectin isoform X3: MVYNIGGKNHFPCLLEKKSSARSKARCLKAILNWKFQRVIFRTVQLLCFSALIFELIKQKEVAAWTYNYSMKAYSWNYSRVFCQKYYTDLVAIQNKKEIAYLNDVIPYYSSYYWIGIRKINDKWTWVGTKKPLTEEAENWADNEPNNKKNNQDCVEIYIKSVSAPGKWNDEPCGKRKRALCYTASCQDTSCSKQGECIETIGNHTCSCFPGFYGPECEYVRECGGFDLPQHILMNCSHPLGNFSFNSECSFHCSEGYELNGPSKLECLASGTWTNEPPQCIAVQCPPLRTPERGSMTCLHSAEAFQYGSSCRFSCEEGFALVGSEVVECTASGVWTAAAPVCEAVQCPLLEAPGKGSMDCVHPLAAFAYGSSCKFECAPGYQVRGWASIRCTGSGQWTAPSPACEAIACGPLESPVHGSMDCSPSSRAFQDNTSCSFHCAEGFRLEGANLVQCTDLGRWTAPAPVCQALQCHDLPAPNKAQVNCSHPFGAFRYQSTCSFTCNEGLHLVGASMLQCLGTGNWSAPPPECQAIACTPLLSPRNGTMTCVQPLGNSSYRSTCQFACDEGLSLSGPQILDCTPSGHWTGSPPICEAIQCPELFAPEWGSLACSDTHKEFRVGSTCHFSCNKGFKLEGPNNVECTASGKWTAPPPTCEAGIVSARTSEVRCPALITPEQGTVSCRHHLGTFGLNTTCYFECKVGFTLMGDSALRCRPSGQWTAGTPACRAVKCSELHVIEPGMMNCSNPWGNFSYGSTCSFHCPEGQLLNGSARTACQENGQWSTPMPACQGPLTIQQALTYFGGAVASTIGLVTCGTLLALLRKRFRQKDDGESPLNPQSHLGTYGVFTNAAFDPSP, encoded by the exons ATGGTCTACAACATAGGAGGAAAGAATCACTTTCCATG TCTACTGGAGAAGAAATCCAGTGCTCGTTCAAAG GCCAGGTGCCTAAAAGCCATCTTGAACTGGAAATTTCAGAGAGTGATCTTCAGAACTGTCCAACTCCTTTGCTTCAGTGCCCTGATCTTTG AATTAATAAAGCAGAAAGAAGTGGCAGCATGGACCTATAATTACAGCATGAAAGCATATTCATGGAACTATTCCCGGGTATTCTGCCAGAAGTACTACACGGATTTAGTGGCCatccagaataaaaaagaaattgcttaCCTCAATGATGTCATACCTTACTACAGCTCTTACTACTGGATTGGGATCCGGAAGATCAATGATAAATGGACCTGGGTGGGAACCAAAAAGCCTCTCACCGAAGAGGCTGAGAACTGGGCTGACAATGAGCCCAACAACAAGAAGAACAACCAGGACTGTGTGGAGATCTACATCAAGAGTGTGTCAGCCCCTGGCAAGTGGAATGATGAGCCCTGCGGGAAAAGGAAGCGGGCACTATGCTATACAG CCTCCTGCCAGGACACGTCCTGTAGCAAGCAAGGAGAGTGCATTGAGACCATCGGGAACCACACCTGCTCCTGCTTCCCTGGATTCTATGGACCAGAATGTGAATATG TCAGAGAGTGTGGGGGTTTTGATCTCCCTCAGCATATACTCATGAACTGCAGCCACCCTCTGGGAAACTTCTCTTTCAATTCAGAGTGCAGTTTCCACTGCTCTGAAGGGTACGAATTGAATGGACCCAGCAAGCTGGAATGCTTGGCTTCTGGAACCTGGACGAATGAGCCACCACAATGTATAG CTGTCCAGTGCCCACCCCTGAGGACTCCTGAGCGAGGAAGCATGACGTGTCTGCACTCTGCCGAAGCATTCCAGTACGGGTCCAGCTGCCGCTTTAGCTGTGAAGAGGGATTTGCATTAGTTGGGTCAGAGGTGGTGGAGTGCACGGCCTCGGGGGTGTGGACAGCCGCGGCCCCAGTGTGTGAAG CTGTGCAGTGTCCGCTCCTGGAAGCCCCTGGCAAGGGATCCATGGACTGTGTTCATCCCCTCGCTGCGTTTGCTTATGGCTCCAGCTGCAAATTTGAATGCGCACCTGGCTATCAAGTGAGGGGCTGGGCCTCAATCCGCTGCACTGGCTCTGGCCAATGGACCGCACCCTCACCAGCCTGTGAGG CCATTGCCTGTGGGCCACTGGAGAGTCCTGTTCATGGAAGCATGGATTGTTCCCCATCCTCGAGAGCATTTCAGGACAACACCAGCTGTAGCTTCCATTGTGCTGAGGGTTTCAGGCTGGAAGGAGCTAACCTAGTCCAGTGTACTGACTTGGGACGGTGGACAGCGCCAGCCCCGGTGTGTCAAG CTCTGCAATGCCATGATCTTCCGGCTCCAAACAAGGCCCAGGTGAACTGCTCTCACCCATTTGGGGCCTTTAGGTACCAATCAACCTGCAGCTTCACCTGCAATGAAGGCTTACACCTGGTGGGAGCAAGCATGCTGCAATGCTTGGGTACCGGCAACTGGAGCGCTCCTCCTCCGGAGTGCCAAG CCATTGCCTGCACACCTCTGCTAAGCCCTCGGAATGGAACAATGACCTGTGTCCAGCCTCTTGGAAACTCCAGTTATAGGTCCACATGCCAGTTCGCCTGTGATGAAGGATTATCTTTATCTGGACCACAAATATTGGATTGTACTCCATCTGGACATTGGACAGGTTCCCCACCAATATGTGAAG CCATCCAGTGCCCAGAATTATTTGCTCCAGAGTGGGGAAGCCTGGCTTGTTCTGACACTCATAAGGAATTCAGGGTTGGCTCCACCTGTCATTTCTCCTGTAACAAGGGCTTTAAGCTGGAGGGACCCAATAATGTTGAATGCACAGCTTCTGGAAAATGGACAGCACCTCCACCAACCTGTGAAG CAGGCATAGTATCAGCTCGTACTTCAGAGGTTCGATGCCCAGCCCTCATCACTCCAGAGCAAGGAACAGTGTCCTGTAGGCATCATCTGGGAACCTTTGGTTTGAATACCACTTGTTACTTTGAATGCAAAGTTGGATTCACACTCATGGGAGACAGTGCTCTCAGATGCAGACCTTCAGGACAATGGACAGCAGGAACCCCGGCATGCAGAG CGGTCAAATGCTCTGAGCTGCATGTTATTGAGCCAGGTATGATGAACTGCTCCAACCCCTGGGGAAATTTCAGCTATGGATCAACCTGTAGCTTCCATTGTCCAGAGGGCCAGTTACTTAATGGTTCAGCAAGAACAGCATGCCAAGAGAACGGCCAGTGGTCAACTCCCATGCCAGCCTGCCAAG GGCCGTTGACAATCCAGCAAGCCCTGACTTACTTTGGTGGAGCAGTGGCTTCTACAATAGGTTTGGTGACGTGTGGGACATTGCTGGCTCTGCTAAGAAAGCGCTTCAGACAAAAAG ATGATGGGGAAAGCCCCTTGAACCCTCAAAG
- the LOC113933162 gene encoding P-selectin isoform X8 → MVYNIGGKNHFPCLLEKKSSARSKARCLKAILNWKFQRVIFRTVQLLCFSALIFELIKQKEVAAWTYNYSMKAYSWNYSRVFCQKYYTDLVAIQNKKEIAYLNDVIPYYSSYYWIGIRKINDKWTWVGTKKPLTEEAENWADNEPNNKKNNQDCVEIYIKSVSAPGKWNDEPCGKRKRALCYTASCQDTSCSKQGECIETIGNHTCSCFPGFYGPECEYVRECGGFDLPQHILMNCSHPLGNFSFNSECSFHCSEGYELNGPSKLECLASGTWTNEPPQCIAVQCPPLRTPERGSMTCLHSAEAFQYGSSCRFSCEEGFALVGSEVVECTASGVWTAAAPVCEAIACGPLESPVHGSMDCSPSSRAFQDNTSCSFHCAEGFRLEGANLVQCTDLGRWTAPAPVCQALQCHDLPAPNKAQVNCSHPFGAFRYQSTCSFTCNEGLHLVGASMLQCLGTGNWSAPPPECQAIACTPLLSPRNGTMTCVQPLGNSSYRSTCQFACDEGLSLSGPQILDCTPSGHWTGSPPICEAIQCPELFAPEWGSLACSDTHKEFRVGSTCHFSCNKGFKLEGPNNVECTASGKWTAPPPTCEAGIVSARTSEVRCPALITPEQGTVSCRHHLGTFGLNTTCYFECKVGFTLMGDSALRCRPSGQWTAGTPACRAVKCSELHVIEPGMMNCSNPWGNFSYGSTCSFHCPEGQLLNGSARTACQENGQWSTPMPACQAGPLTIQQALTYFGGAVASTIGLVTCGTLLALLRKRFRQKDDGESPLNPQSHLGTYGVFTNAAFDPSP, encoded by the exons ATGGTCTACAACATAGGAGGAAAGAATCACTTTCCATG TCTACTGGAGAAGAAATCCAGTGCTCGTTCAAAG GCCAGGTGCCTAAAAGCCATCTTGAACTGGAAATTTCAGAGAGTGATCTTCAGAACTGTCCAACTCCTTTGCTTCAGTGCCCTGATCTTTG AATTAATAAAGCAGAAAGAAGTGGCAGCATGGACCTATAATTACAGCATGAAAGCATATTCATGGAACTATTCCCGGGTATTCTGCCAGAAGTACTACACGGATTTAGTGGCCatccagaataaaaaagaaattgcttaCCTCAATGATGTCATACCTTACTACAGCTCTTACTACTGGATTGGGATCCGGAAGATCAATGATAAATGGACCTGGGTGGGAACCAAAAAGCCTCTCACCGAAGAGGCTGAGAACTGGGCTGACAATGAGCCCAACAACAAGAAGAACAACCAGGACTGTGTGGAGATCTACATCAAGAGTGTGTCAGCCCCTGGCAAGTGGAATGATGAGCCCTGCGGGAAAAGGAAGCGGGCACTATGCTATACAG CCTCCTGCCAGGACACGTCCTGTAGCAAGCAAGGAGAGTGCATTGAGACCATCGGGAACCACACCTGCTCCTGCTTCCCTGGATTCTATGGACCAGAATGTGAATATG TCAGAGAGTGTGGGGGTTTTGATCTCCCTCAGCATATACTCATGAACTGCAGCCACCCTCTGGGAAACTTCTCTTTCAATTCAGAGTGCAGTTTCCACTGCTCTGAAGGGTACGAATTGAATGGACCCAGCAAGCTGGAATGCTTGGCTTCTGGAACCTGGACGAATGAGCCACCACAATGTATAG CTGTCCAGTGCCCACCCCTGAGGACTCCTGAGCGAGGAAGCATGACGTGTCTGCACTCTGCCGAAGCATTCCAGTACGGGTCCAGCTGCCGCTTTAGCTGTGAAGAGGGATTTGCATTAGTTGGGTCAGAGGTGGTGGAGTGCACGGCCTCGGGGGTGTGGACAGCCGCGGCCCCAGTGTGTGAAG CCATTGCCTGTGGGCCACTGGAGAGTCCTGTTCATGGAAGCATGGATTGTTCCCCATCCTCGAGAGCATTTCAGGACAACACCAGCTGTAGCTTCCATTGTGCTGAGGGTTTCAGGCTGGAAGGAGCTAACCTAGTCCAGTGTACTGACTTGGGACGGTGGACAGCGCCAGCCCCGGTGTGTCAAG CTCTGCAATGCCATGATCTTCCGGCTCCAAACAAGGCCCAGGTGAACTGCTCTCACCCATTTGGGGCCTTTAGGTACCAATCAACCTGCAGCTTCACCTGCAATGAAGGCTTACACCTGGTGGGAGCAAGCATGCTGCAATGCTTGGGTACCGGCAACTGGAGCGCTCCTCCTCCGGAGTGCCAAG CCATTGCCTGCACACCTCTGCTAAGCCCTCGGAATGGAACAATGACCTGTGTCCAGCCTCTTGGAAACTCCAGTTATAGGTCCACATGCCAGTTCGCCTGTGATGAAGGATTATCTTTATCTGGACCACAAATATTGGATTGTACTCCATCTGGACATTGGACAGGTTCCCCACCAATATGTGAAG CCATCCAGTGCCCAGAATTATTTGCTCCAGAGTGGGGAAGCCTGGCTTGTTCTGACACTCATAAGGAATTCAGGGTTGGCTCCACCTGTCATTTCTCCTGTAACAAGGGCTTTAAGCTGGAGGGACCCAATAATGTTGAATGCACAGCTTCTGGAAAATGGACAGCACCTCCACCAACCTGTGAAG CAGGCATAGTATCAGCTCGTACTTCAGAGGTTCGATGCCCAGCCCTCATCACTCCAGAGCAAGGAACAGTGTCCTGTAGGCATCATCTGGGAACCTTTGGTTTGAATACCACTTGTTACTTTGAATGCAAAGTTGGATTCACACTCATGGGAGACAGTGCTCTCAGATGCAGACCTTCAGGACAATGGACAGCAGGAACCCCGGCATGCAGAG CGGTCAAATGCTCTGAGCTGCATGTTATTGAGCCAGGTATGATGAACTGCTCCAACCCCTGGGGAAATTTCAGCTATGGATCAACCTGTAGCTTCCATTGTCCAGAGGGCCAGTTACTTAATGGTTCAGCAAGAACAGCATGCCAAGAGAACGGCCAGTGGTCAACTCCCATGCCAGCCTGCCAAG CAGGGCCGTTGACAATCCAGCAAGCCCTGACTTACTTTGGTGGAGCAGTGGCTTCTACAATAGGTTTGGTGACGTGTGGGACATTGCTGGCTCTGCTAAGAAAGCGCTTCAGACAAAAAG ATGATGGGGAAAGCCCCTTGAACCCTCAAAG
- the LOC113933162 gene encoding P-selectin isoform X7, with product MVYNIGGKNHFPCLLEKKSSARSKARCLKAILNWKFQRVIFRTVQLLCFSALIFELIKQKEVAAWTYNYSMKAYSWNYSRVFCQKYYTDLVAIQNKKEIAYLNDVIPYYSSYYWIGIRKINDKWTWVGTKKPLTEEAENWADNEPNNKKNNQDCVEIYIKSVSAPGKWNDEPCGKRKRALCYTASCQDTSCSKQGECIETIGNHTCSCFPGFYGPECEYVRECGGFDLPQHILMNCSHPLGNFSFNSECSFHCSEGYELNGPSKLECLASGTWTNEPPQCIAVQCPPLRTPERGSMTCLHSAEAFQYGSSCRFSCEEGFALVGSEVVECTASGVWTAAAPVCEAVQCPLLEAPGKGSMDCVHPLAAFAYGSSCKFECAPGYQVRGWASIRCTGSGQWTAPSPACEALQCHDLPAPNKAQVNCSHPFGAFRYQSTCSFTCNEGLHLVGASMLQCLGTGNWSAPPPECQAIACTPLLSPRNGTMTCVQPLGNSSYRSTCQFACDEGLSLSGPQILDCTPSGHWTGSPPICEAIQCPELFAPEWGSLACSDTHKEFRVGSTCHFSCNKGFKLEGPNNVECTASGKWTAPPPTCEAGIVSARTSEVRCPALITPEQGTVSCRHHLGTFGLNTTCYFECKVGFTLMGDSALRCRPSGQWTAGTPACRAVKCSELHVIEPGMMNCSNPWGNFSYGSTCSFHCPEGQLLNGSARTACQENGQWSTPMPACQAGPLTIQQALTYFGGAVASTIGLVTCGTLLALLRKRFRQKDDGESPLNPQSHLGTYGVFTNAAFDPSP from the exons ATGGTCTACAACATAGGAGGAAAGAATCACTTTCCATG TCTACTGGAGAAGAAATCCAGTGCTCGTTCAAAG GCCAGGTGCCTAAAAGCCATCTTGAACTGGAAATTTCAGAGAGTGATCTTCAGAACTGTCCAACTCCTTTGCTTCAGTGCCCTGATCTTTG AATTAATAAAGCAGAAAGAAGTGGCAGCATGGACCTATAATTACAGCATGAAAGCATATTCATGGAACTATTCCCGGGTATTCTGCCAGAAGTACTACACGGATTTAGTGGCCatccagaataaaaaagaaattgcttaCCTCAATGATGTCATACCTTACTACAGCTCTTACTACTGGATTGGGATCCGGAAGATCAATGATAAATGGACCTGGGTGGGAACCAAAAAGCCTCTCACCGAAGAGGCTGAGAACTGGGCTGACAATGAGCCCAACAACAAGAAGAACAACCAGGACTGTGTGGAGATCTACATCAAGAGTGTGTCAGCCCCTGGCAAGTGGAATGATGAGCCCTGCGGGAAAAGGAAGCGGGCACTATGCTATACAG CCTCCTGCCAGGACACGTCCTGTAGCAAGCAAGGAGAGTGCATTGAGACCATCGGGAACCACACCTGCTCCTGCTTCCCTGGATTCTATGGACCAGAATGTGAATATG TCAGAGAGTGTGGGGGTTTTGATCTCCCTCAGCATATACTCATGAACTGCAGCCACCCTCTGGGAAACTTCTCTTTCAATTCAGAGTGCAGTTTCCACTGCTCTGAAGGGTACGAATTGAATGGACCCAGCAAGCTGGAATGCTTGGCTTCTGGAACCTGGACGAATGAGCCACCACAATGTATAG CTGTCCAGTGCCCACCCCTGAGGACTCCTGAGCGAGGAAGCATGACGTGTCTGCACTCTGCCGAAGCATTCCAGTACGGGTCCAGCTGCCGCTTTAGCTGTGAAGAGGGATTTGCATTAGTTGGGTCAGAGGTGGTGGAGTGCACGGCCTCGGGGGTGTGGACAGCCGCGGCCCCAGTGTGTGAAG CTGTGCAGTGTCCGCTCCTGGAAGCCCCTGGCAAGGGATCCATGGACTGTGTTCATCCCCTCGCTGCGTTTGCTTATGGCTCCAGCTGCAAATTTGAATGCGCACCTGGCTATCAAGTGAGGGGCTGGGCCTCAATCCGCTGCACTGGCTCTGGCCAATGGACCGCACCCTCACCAGCCTGTGAGG CTCTGCAATGCCATGATCTTCCGGCTCCAAACAAGGCCCAGGTGAACTGCTCTCACCCATTTGGGGCCTTTAGGTACCAATCAACCTGCAGCTTCACCTGCAATGAAGGCTTACACCTGGTGGGAGCAAGCATGCTGCAATGCTTGGGTACCGGCAACTGGAGCGCTCCTCCTCCGGAGTGCCAAG CCATTGCCTGCACACCTCTGCTAAGCCCTCGGAATGGAACAATGACCTGTGTCCAGCCTCTTGGAAACTCCAGTTATAGGTCCACATGCCAGTTCGCCTGTGATGAAGGATTATCTTTATCTGGACCACAAATATTGGATTGTACTCCATCTGGACATTGGACAGGTTCCCCACCAATATGTGAAG CCATCCAGTGCCCAGAATTATTTGCTCCAGAGTGGGGAAGCCTGGCTTGTTCTGACACTCATAAGGAATTCAGGGTTGGCTCCACCTGTCATTTCTCCTGTAACAAGGGCTTTAAGCTGGAGGGACCCAATAATGTTGAATGCACAGCTTCTGGAAAATGGACAGCACCTCCACCAACCTGTGAAG CAGGCATAGTATCAGCTCGTACTTCAGAGGTTCGATGCCCAGCCCTCATCACTCCAGAGCAAGGAACAGTGTCCTGTAGGCATCATCTGGGAACCTTTGGTTTGAATACCACTTGTTACTTTGAATGCAAAGTTGGATTCACACTCATGGGAGACAGTGCTCTCAGATGCAGACCTTCAGGACAATGGACAGCAGGAACCCCGGCATGCAGAG CGGTCAAATGCTCTGAGCTGCATGTTATTGAGCCAGGTATGATGAACTGCTCCAACCCCTGGGGAAATTTCAGCTATGGATCAACCTGTAGCTTCCATTGTCCAGAGGGCCAGTTACTTAATGGTTCAGCAAGAACAGCATGCCAAGAGAACGGCCAGTGGTCAACTCCCATGCCAGCCTGCCAAG CAGGGCCGTTGACAATCCAGCAAGCCCTGACTTACTTTGGTGGAGCAGTGGCTTCTACAATAGGTTTGGTGACGTGTGGGACATTGCTGGCTCTGCTAAGAAAGCGCTTCAGACAAAAAG ATGATGGGGAAAGCCCCTTGAACCCTCAAAG